From Arachis stenosperma cultivar V10309 chromosome 2, arast.V10309.gnm1.PFL2, whole genome shotgun sequence, one genomic window encodes:
- the LOC130960862 gene encoding RNA demethylase ALKBH10B-like has protein sequence MAAGPTDRAAPAAAPLHNHLHSPPAAPLIVPDSFAKDAILAWFRGEFAAANAIIDALCAHLAQLSSVSGDDGRYDALFSAVHRRRLNWIPVLQMQKYHSIADVALELRNVTDREKNIAGENAAGEIADEKEKIGEEKVTEIEENGGEHNEEYESPKSEITDSGSQEMQGSSTNNINICSNHEECEGRSSQIKLTKGFSAKESVKGHMVNVVKGLKLYEDVFTDSELCKLTDFVNEIHAAGQNGELSGETFILFNKQVKGNKRELIQLGVPLFGQIKEDTKSNIEPIPALLEHVIDHLIQWKLIPEYKRPNGCIINFFEEEEFSQPFLKPPHLDQPVSTLVLSESTMAFGRILMSENDGNYKGPLMLSLKMGSLLVMRGNSADMARHVMCPSPNRRVSITFFRVRPDSNQSQSPTTPTMTAGAMTLWQPSIASPYGAAITGYDGMEMMMPKWGMIRAPMVMLAAAPVPPMVLNPRKLAGGGTGVFLPWNVPSRKPPKHLPPRAQKGRLLALSAPPVEPHIGESTSEPSISVEG, from the exons ATGGCGGCTGGTCCAACCGATCGAGCTGCTCCCGCGGCGGCGCCTCTCCACAACCACCTCCACTCTCCGCCGGCGGCTCCGCTCATCGTTCCGGACTCATTCGCCAAGGACGCCATCCTCGCATGGTTCCGCGGAGAATTCGCCGCCGCAAACGCCATCATCGACGCTCTCTGCGCTCACCTCGCGCAATTGAGCTCCGTCTCCGGAGACGACGGCCGTTACGATGCGTTGTTCTCCGCCGTCCACCGCCGTAGGCTCAACTGGATCCCGGTGCTCCAGATGCAGAAGTATCACTCCATTGCTGACGTGGCGCTTGAGCTGCGAAACGTCACCGACCGAGAGAAAAATATCGCCGGAGAAAACGCCGCCGGTGAGATCGCCGATGAGAAGGAGAAGATCGGAGAAGAAAAGGTGACGGAAATCGAAGAGAACGGTGGCGAACATAACGAAGAGTATGAATCTCCGAAGAGCGAAATCACTGATTCAG GGTCTCAAGAAATGCAGGGAAGTTCAACGAACAATATTAACATATGTTCCAATCATGAAGAATGTGAAGGAAGATCATCACAGATCAAGTTAACTAAAGGTTTCTCAGCAAAGGAATCGGTGAAGGGGCACATG GTTAATGTTGTGAAAGGTTTGAAGTTATATGAAGATGTTTTCACTGATTCAGAACTTTGCAAGCTGACAGATTTTGTGAATGAGATCCATGCTGCCGGCCAGAATGGAGAACTCTCAG GTGAAACCTTCATTCTATTCAACAAACAAGTGAAAGGAAACAAGAGAGAGCTGATTCAGCTGGGTGTTCCATTATTTGGACAGATAAAGGAGGACACAAAAA GCAATATAGAGCCAATTCCAGCACTTCTTGAACATGTCATTGATCACCTTATACAATGGAAGTTAATTCCAGAGTATAAAAGGCCAAATGGGTGTATCATCAACTTTTTTGAAGAG GAGGAGTTTTCTCAGCCATTCCTGAAACCACCACATCTGGATCAACCTGTCTCCACTCTTGTTCTCTCTGAATCAACTATGGCTTTTGGGCGAATCCTTATGAGTGAAAATGATGGAAACTACAAGGGTCCACTCATGCTCTCATTGAAGATGGG GTCACTTCTGGTGATGAGAGGGAACAGTGCTGACATGGCAAGGCATGTGATGTGTCCATCTCCTAACAGAAGGGTCAGCATCACCTTCTTTAGAGTGAGGCCAGACTCAAACCAATCCCAATCACCAACCACTCCAACAATGACTGCAGGTGCAATGACCCTTTGGCAACCAAGCATTGCTAGCCCATATGGTGCTGCTATAACTGGTTATGATGGTATGGAAATGATGATGCCAAAATGGGGTATGATCCGTGCCCCGATGGTGATGCTAGCCGCTGCCCCTGTGCCCCCTATGGTATTGAACCCTCGCAAGCTTGCCGGTGGTGGTACCGGTGTTTTCTTGCCATGGAATGTGCCATCAAGAAAACCTCCAAAGCATCTTCCGCCGAGGGCACAAAAAGGAAGGCTTCTAGCTTTAAGTGCCCCACCAGTTGAACCACATATTGGTGAGTCCACTTCAGAGCCAAGCATAAGTGTTGAAGGATAG